CGGACGGCCGCCCCGCACCGGTCGCGGTGCTCACCACGTCCCGGCGCTCGGGCGCGTCGCTGCTGTCGGCGACCCGGCTGCTCACGCAGCGCATGCCACTGTCCCGGCTGCCGGCCGACGCGGTCCGGGCCCACCGCGCGCTGGCCCCGGTCCGATCCGGTGGCCGGGTCGAGGTCTACACATACCCCACGGCGTCGACCGAACTCGACAACATCGCGGACATCCTGCGCCGAGCCCATCTCGAGGACGGTGTGCCGTGGAACGACATGGCCGTCCTGGTGCGCGGGGGGGCGCGGATCCTGTCGTCGGCGCGGCGTGCGCTGACGGCGGCCGGGGTGCCGGTCGAGACGGACGGCGACGACATCCCGCTGCGCCACGAACCCGCCGTCGGCCCCCTGCTCGCGGCGCTGCGGGTGGTGGCCGCGCCTTTTGACACCGCCGGCCCAGGGCCCCGCGGAGGGCAGGACATCGCCGGACGGCACACCTCGGCCGGCGCCGGGCGCGTCGAGGTCACCGAGCGGGACGCCGCGGACAGGGACCACACGGAGGAGACGCAGGATCCGGAAGGCAAGCGGGACCCGGGGGCCACCCAGGATCCGGAGGACACGCAGCACCCGGAAGGCACGCAGGATGCGGACATCCGCGAGCGCACCCCCTCGGCCGCAGTGCCGCACGAGCAGCTCGACCCCGAGACCGCCCACGCGCTGCTCACCTCCCCCCTGGGCGGCATGGACACCGGCGACCTGCGCCGCCTGGGCCGAGCCCTTCGCGACGAGGAGCGCGCGGCCGGTCACCGGGTGCCCGCGCCGTCGAGCTCGCTCATCGCCCGTGCGCTCGCCGAGCCGGAGCGGCTCACCGCCCACGATCCCGCGTATGCCCGTGGCGCTCAACAGCTCGGTGCCCTGCTGCGCAAGGCGCGTGAACTCCTCGAAGGAGGGGGCACCGCGGAGGAGGCGCTCTGGGAACTCTGGAACGGCACCAACTGGCCGCAGCGCCTCCAGCGCGCCTCGCTGCGCGGCGGCGCCGCCGGCCGTAACGCCGATCGCGACCTCGACGCCATCTGCGCCCTGTTCGAAACCGCCGCGCGGGCGGAGGAGCGTACCGGTGGCCGTGGCGCACTCAATTTCCTGGAGGAACTGGAAGCCCAGGACATCGCCGCCGACACGCTCACCCGCCGAGGTGCCCGCCCCGCCGCCGTACGCCTCATGACGGCGCACCGGTCCAAGGGCCTCGAATGGCGTCTCGTCGTGGTGGCGGGCGTGCAGGAGGGGCTCTGGCCCGATCTGCGCCGTCGCGGGTCCCTGCTCGAAGCCGACCGCATCGGCCGCGACGGTATCGCCGAGCCCCTGCCGCCAGGTGCGCTGCTCGCCGAGGAGCGCCGGCTCTTCTATGTGGCGGCCACCCGCGCCCGCGAGCGGCTGGTGGTCACCGCGGTCAAGGCGCCGGCGGAGGACGGGGACCAGCCTTCGCGCTTCCTCGCCGAACTCGGCACCGAACCACGCGACATCACCGGCCGCCCGCGTCGCCCGCTCGCGGTGGCCCCCTTGGTCGCCGAGCTGCGCGCCACCACCGTCGACCCGAACGCGTCCCCGGAACTGCGTGACGCGGCAGCCCGCCGGCTCGCCCGGCTTGCGGCGCTCGCCGACGACGAGGGGCAGCCGCTGGTCCAGGCGGCGCACCCGAACCGCTGGTGGGGGCTGAACGAACCGACGCACAGCGATGTGCCGCTGCGTGACCGGGAGCGTCCGCTCGCCCTGTCCCCGAGCTCCCTCGAAAAGCTCACCGGCACCTGTGCCCTCCAGTGGTTCCTCGGACGCGAGGTGCGGGCTGACGCTCCCGCGAGCGCCGCGCAGGGCTTCGGGAACGTCGTCCACGTGCTTGCCGACGATGTCGCGTCGGGCCGGACGCCGGCCGATCTCGCCGTCCTCGTGGAGCGCCTCGACGCGGTCTGGGACGCGCTCGCCTTCGACGCCCCCTGGAAGTCCGTGCAGGAGAAGGAGCAGGCACGCGCCGCCCTGGAGCGCTTCCTGCGCTGGCACGTCATGGACCGCGGCGGACGTCGGTCCGCCGCCACCGAGCACGCGTTCGACGTCACCCTGGAGGCTGGGGAGTACGAGGTGCGGATCCGCGGCTCCATGGACCGCGTCGAACAGGACGAGCACGGCCGGGCCTACGTGGTCGACTTCAAGACCGGCAAACAGGCACCCACCAGGGACGAGGTCGCCCACCACCCCCAGCTCGCCGTCTACCAGCTCGCGGTCCGCGAGGGCGCGGTGGACGAGGTGTTCGACGGCCGCAGGCCCGAGCCGGGTGGCGCCGAACTCGTACAGCTGCGTCAGCCCGCCCCCCAGAAGGAGGGCGGTGACGCCCTGCCGAAGATCCAGTCCCAGGAGGCGCTGTCCGGCACATGGGTGGGCGAGCTGCTCGCCACAGCCGCGGGCCGGGTGCTGGACGAACGATTCACGCCCACGACCGGCCCGCACTGCGGTCAGTGTGCTTTCCGGGCCTCGTGCAGTGCCCGGCCCGAGGGGCGGTACGTCGTGGAGTGAGCCGTGCCCCTCGGCGTGGCGGCGACCATAGGGCAGCAGGGTGGCGGCCCGCCGGACGGCGGTCGAGCGGTTCGGCGGTCGATGTCAGCGGCTGCCGTTAGCCTCTCTCGGGTGTCCGCACGTATCACCGACCCCGAGCAGCTCAAGGAGCTCCTCGGTATCCCGTTCACCCCGGAGCAGATGGCCTGCATCACGGCGCCACCTGCCCCGCAGGTCATCGTGGCCGGGGCAGGTTCGGGCAAGACGACGGTGATGGCGGCCCGGGTGGTCTGGCTCGTGGGCACCGGACAGGTCGCCCCCGAGCAGGTGCTCGGTCTGACGTTCACCAACAAGGCCGCCGGCGAGCTCGCCGAGCGTGTCCGCACGGCGCTGGTCCGCGCCGGAGTGGTTGATCCCGAGGCGGTATCCGTGGGGACCTCCGGGACGACTTCGGGAGTGGGCGGCGGCCCCGGCACCGAAGCCCAGCCCCTCGGTGAGCCCCGAATCTCCACGTACCACGCCTTCGCCGGGCAGCTGCTCACCGACCACGGACTGCGGATAGGCCTGGAGCCGACCTCCCGGCTGCTCGCGGACGCGACCCGGTTCCAGCTCGCCGCGCGTGTGCTGAGGGAGGCTCCGGGGCCCTATCCGGCGCTGACCAGGTCCTTCGCCTCCCTGGTCAGCGATCTGCTCGCGCTCGACGCCGAGCTGTCCGAGCATCTCGTGGCCCCCGAACGGCTGCTGGCGTACGACTCCGCCCTCCTGCGGGACCTGGAGTCCGCCAGGCTGACCAACGCGGAGCTGCGCAAGGTCCCCGAGGCCGCGGGAGCCCGCCGTGAACTGCTGGATCTCGTCGTGCGCTACCGCGCGGCGAAGCGGGCTCGAGACCTGCTGGACTTCGCCGACCAGATAGCCCTCTCCGCCGAGCTCGCGCGTACCCGCCCCGAGGTGAGCCGCATCCTGCGGGACGAGTTCCGGGTGGTCCTGCTCGACGAGTACCAGGACACGTCGGTGGCCCAGCGACTGCTGCTCTCCGGCCTGTTCGGCACGGGCACGGGCCATGCCGTCACCGCGGTCGGCGACCCCTGCCAGGCGATCTACGGCTGGCGCGGCGCGTCCGTGGCCAACCTGGACGACTTCCCGGAGCACTTCGCCTTCGCGGACGGGCGTCCCGCCGTCCGGTACTCCCTCGGCGAGAACCGCCGCAGCGGCGGCCGACTGCTCGACCTGGCCAACGGACTCGCCGAGCCGCTGCGGGCCATGCACGAAGGCGTCGAGGCGCTGCGCCCAGCCCCCGGTGCCGAACGCGACGGATCCGTACGCGTCGCCCTGCTGCCCGGCCACACGGAGGAGATCGAGTGGCTCGCCGACTCGATCTCCCATCTCGTCCGCACGGGCAAGGAACCGGGAGAGATCGCGGTCCTGTGCCGTACGGCAGGGGATTTCGCGGCGATCCAGGGCGCGCTCGTCGCACGGGACGTGCCGGTGGAGGTGGTCGGGCTCTCGGGCCTGCTGCACCTGCCCGAGGTCGCCGATCTCGTCGCTGTGTGCGAAGTGCTCCAGGATCCGGGGGCGAACGCCTCGCTGGTGCGGCTCCTTACCGGCCCGCGCTGGCGCATCGGTCCCCGTGACCTCGCGCTGCTCGGCCGCCGCGCACGTGTCCTCGTCCACCGCGCACGCTCGGGCGGCGACGGTGCCGCCGCCGACGCGGACCAGCGACTCGCCGAGGCGGTCGAAGGCACCGACCCCGCCGAGGTGGTCTCGCTCGCCGACGCGCTCGACACGTTCCTGGAGTCGAGCGAGCCCGACGACGGACTGCCGTTCTCCCGCGCGGCCCGGGTCCGCTTCGCCCATCTCGCCCAGGAACTGCGCGAGCTGCGCCGTTCTCTCGCCGACCCGCTGATGGACGTGCTGCACCGCGTCCTCGCCACCACGGGCCTGGAGGTCGAGCTCTCCGCTTCTCCGCAAGCCCTGGCGGCTCGCCGACGGGAGACCCTCTCCAACTTCCTCGACACAGCCGCCTCCTTTGCCTCCTTGGACGGTGAAGCGAGCCTGCTCGCCTTCTTGGGCTTCCTGCGCACCGCTGAGCAGTACGAGAAGGGCCTGGACAACGCACTGCCCGGCGGGGAGAACACGGTGAAGGTCCTCACCGCCCACAAGTCCAAGGGGCTGGAATGGGACGTGGTCGCCGTTCCCGGACTTGTCGCCGACCAGTTTCCGAGCACCCGTGCCAGGGAGTCCTGGACCGCCCAGGCGAAGGTCCTGCCGCATGCGCTGCGGGGCGACGCGGACACCCTTCCCGACGTGGCGGACTGGGACGCGAAGGGGCTCAAGGCGTTCAAGGCGGAGATGAAGGACCACCAGCACATCGAGGAGCTGCGCCTCGGCTATGTGACCTTCACCCGGCCCCGCTCCCTGCTGCTCGCCTCCGCCCACTGGTGGGGCCCGACCCAGAAGCGGCGCCGCGGCCCCTCCGAATTCCTGCGCGCACTGTACGAGCACTGCGCGGCCGGTCACGGCGAGATCGAGGTGTGGGCGGACGAGCCGGACGAGGACGCGGAGAACCCCGTCCTGCACGCGGACGCGGAGGCAGCCGACGACCACGTCTGGCCGCTGCCCCTCGACCCGGCGGCGAAGGAGCGACGCCGTCGGGCTGCCGACACGGTCCTGGCCTATCTGGCGGCGGCATCAGACGAGCCCGAGTGCCCCGGTCCCGGTTCCGTCGACCAGGCGGACCGCGGGGACGACGAGGACCTCTGGCCTGCGGAGCTCGCGGAGCCCGACGAGGAGCCCTGGCCGGAGGACGACGCCGACACCCACGACTACGCGCACCCGGCGGAGGGCACCGACCCGGCGGTCTGGCCGGAGCACGACGATTCCGCGCCCCGCGCATACCCGGCGCCCCCCACGCTCCCCGGCCAACGCCGCGCCGAGGCGGACCTGCCGGCCGGTCCGGCAGGGTCCGTCCTGGCCGCCCCGGCAGAGGCCGACCCGGCGCCGCGTGAGCCCCTCACCCCCGAGGACGCCCGCACCATCGCCTCCTGGGACCGCGACCTCGAAGCGCTCGCCGGCGAGCTGCGTCGCGCCCGCGCCGCGGTGCGCGAGGTTCCGGTCCCGCCGGCCCTCTCGGCATCCCAACTGCTCCACCTCGCCGCGGACCCTGACGGCTTCGCCCAGGAACTCGCCCGCCCCATGCCGCGCCCGCCCCAGCGGGCGGCCCGCCGCGGCACCCGGTTCCACGCCTGGGTGCAGTCCCGCTTCGAGGAGCTGCCGCTGCCCATGCTCGGGCCCGATGAGCTTCCGGGCCTGGACCCGGACGACCCGGACGCGATGGACATCGCCGACGAACGCGACCTCGCAGCCCTCAAGGAGGCGTTCGAGCGCACCCCGTACGCACGCCGCACCCCGTACCGGGTGGAGGCCCCGGTCCGGCTCACCCTCGCTGGGCGGGTCATCAGGGGGCGTATCGACGCCGTCTACCGCGACGCCGCCACCGGGGCGTTCGAGATCGTGGACTGGAAGACCAGCAGGGAGCGCGACGCCGACCCGTTGCAGCTCGCCGTCTACCGGCTCGCCTGGGCCGAGCAGCACGGACTCCCGCCGGATTCCGTGGCCGCCGCCTTCGTCTACGTACGCACCGGCGAGGTCGTACGCCCGGGTGCCCTGCCGGGCCGCGGCGCGCTCGAAAGACTGCTCACAGCACCGTCCCCAGTCGTGGAACCGGCGCACGACCGCGCAGACGAACCCGCGCCGGGCGCCGGATAGGCTCAGGGACATGAGCGAGACCCAGGACAACGCCGTCCGCACCTACATACACGGGCACCGCGCAGCCTTCCTCGACGACCTCGCCGAGTGGCTGCGCATCCCGTCGGTCTCGGCACAGCCCGAGCACGCAGGGGACATACGGCGCAGTGCCGAGTGGCTCGCCGCCAAGCTGAAGGAGAGCGGCTTCCCGGCCGCCGAGGTGTGGGAGGTCCCACCGGCGGCGGAGGAGGCCGCTCCGGGCGCCCCCGCCGTGTTCGCCGAGTGGCCGTCCGACGACCCGGACGCCCTCACGGTCCTGGTCTACGGCCACCATGACGTACAGCCCGCGGCACGCGAGGACGGCTGGCACACCGACCCGTTCGAACCGGTCGTCGAGGACGGCCGGTTGTACGCGCGGGGCGCGGCCGACGACAAGGGTCAGGTGTTCTTCCACACCCTGGGTGTACGCGCCCATCTGGCCGCGACGGGCCGTACCTCCCCCGCCGTGCATCTGAAGCTGCTCGTCGAGGGAGAGGAGGAGTCCGGCTCCCCGCATTTCCGGGCGCTCGTGGAGCGGCACCGGGATCGCCTCGCCGCCGATGTGGTGATCGTCTCCGACACCGGGATGTGGTCGGAGACCACCCCCACGGTCTGCACCGGGATGCGCGGTCTCGCCGAGTGTGAGATCGAGCTGTACGGACCCGGGCAGGACATCCACTCCGGCTCCTTCGGCGGGGCTGTGCCCAACCCGGCCACGGTCGCCGCCCGGTTGGTCGCAGCACTCCACGACGAGCACGAGCGGGTGGCCGTCCCAGGCTTCTACGACGGGGTCGCGGAGCTGACCGACCCGGAGCGCGAACTGTTCGCCGAGCTGCCGTTCGACGAGGACGAGTGGCTGCGTACCGCCAGGTCCCGGGCGACTCTCGGCGAGGCCGGCTACTCCACCCTGGAGCGTGTCTGGGCCAGGCCGACCGCCGAGGTCAACGGCATCGGGGGCGGCTACCAGGGCCCCGGCGGCAAGACGATCATCCCGTCGTCCGCCATGCTCAAGCTGTCCTTCCGGTTGGTCGCGGGCCAGGACCCGGACCGTGTGGAGGAGGCCGTACGCGACTGGGTGGCCTCCCTGATCCCCACCGGTATCCGCCACGAGATCACCTTCGGCGGAGCGACTCGCCCCTGCCTGACCCCGCTCGAGCATCCCGCCCTCCAGGCGGTCGCCCGATCCATGAGCCGGGCCTTCGACGGCCGGAAGATCCGCTTCACCCGTGAGGGAGGCTCGGGCCCGGCCGCCGACCTCCAGGACGTGCTCGGTGCACCGGTGCTCTTCCTGGGCATCTCCGTTCCGTCCGACGGATGGCACGCGCCCAACGAGAAGGTCGAGCTGGACCTGCTGTTCAAGGGCGTCGAAGCGAGCGCCTACCTGTGGGGAGAGCTGAGTGCCTCCCGGACCGCCCGAAGCTGAACGCGGGCACACCGTCCCAACGCCAGTACGCCGAACGACCCGAACGACCCGAACGACCGGGGGAGTGGAACGCACCTGTGAGCATCTTCCATCACGTTGCCGACGGACGGCCGATCGGGCTGACCGCGCCGAGCGGAATCGACCGCGCCGCCCATCACCGGCTGGACGAGGCCTGGCTGGCGGCGGCGTGGAGCCACCCCTCCACCCGGGTCTTCGTGGTCTCCGGCGGTCAGGTGCTCGTGGACGACACACCCGACGGCGGTACCGGACTCGTGATGACCCCGGCCTTCGAAGCCCCCGTCACCGAGACCCACCGGTACTTCCTGGGCACCGACGAGGACGGCGTCAGCTACTTCGCCCTGCAGAAGGACGCCCTGCCGGGGCGCATCGACCAGTCGGCGCGTCCCGCGGGACTGCGTGAGGCCGGGCTGCTCCTGTCGCCGCGCGACGCGGGCCTGATGGCGCACGCGGTCGCGCTGGAGAACTGGCAGCGCCTGCACCGCTTCTGCTCCCGCTGCGGCGAACGCACCACCATCGCGGCGGCGGGCCATGTCCGCCGCTGCCCGGCCTGCGGTGCCGAGCACTACCCTCGCACCGACCCGGCCGTGATCATGCTGGTCACGGACGAGCAGGACCGTGCGCTGCTGGGGCGCCAGGTGCACTGGCCGGAGGGACGCTTCTCGACTCTGGCCGGCTTCGTGGAGCCGGGCGAGTCGATCGAGCAGGCCGTGGTGCGGGAGGTCTACGAGGAGGCGGGTGTCACGGTCGGCGAGGTCTCGTATGTCGCCAGCCAGCCCTGGCCTTTCCCGGCCAGCCTGATGCTGGGATTCATGGCCCGTGCCACCTCCCCGGAGATCACGGTCGACGGCGAGGAACTGCACGAGGCCCGCTGGTTCTCCCGAGAGGAGCTGGGCGCCGCCTTCGAGTCGGGGGAGGTACTGCCCCCGTACGGCATCTCGATCGCGTCCCACCTGGTCGAGACGTGGTTCGGCAAACCGCTGCCGAAGCCCGGATCGGCAGTCTGACCTCCGCACGCCGTCGGCGCACCGAAGCGCCCCTCCGGTCACGACGGTGCCGGAGGGGCGTGGCGCGCGGCTCGCGGAACGCGGGTGAAGGTCCAGGCGGGTCAGCCGGTGAGAGCCTGCTTGACCTGGGCCAGGCTGGGGTTCGTCATGACGATGTTCTCGCCCCCGCTCGGCGGCACGACGAGAACGGTGGGGACGGTCTGGTTGCCCCCGTTCGCCTTCTCCACGAAGGCCGCCGACTCCGGGTCCTCCTCGATGTTGACCTCGACGTACGAGATGCCTTCCCGGTCGAGTTGGCCCTTCAGCCGAACGCAGTAGCCGCACCAGGTCGTGCTGTACATCGTCAGAGATCCCTGCATCTTCTTCTCCGCTCCTCCGGTTCGTGGGCCTGTCCGGCTACTCGAACGTACGTGACGACGGCGCCATTCCCCACACGCCCGTCACACACCTCACACCCGATTCATACGACCGGTCGGCTCCGCCTGTGGACAACCGACTCGGTGATCTTCCCGGACCTGGCAGCATGGCGGCGTGACAGCAGCAACGCACTCCACACTCTTCCCACAGGTCCCCGAGTCGGCCGACGCGGTGCTCGACGGGCTCGACCCCGAGCAGCGCGAGGTCGCGACCGCCCTGGCCGGTCCGGTGTGTGTGCTGGCCGGTGCCGGCACGGGCAAGACGCGCGCGATCACTCATCGCATCGCCTACGGGGTGCGCGCGGGGATACTCCAGCCGTCGAGTGTGCTGGCGGTCACGTTCACCAACCGGGCGGCGGGGGAGATGCGAGGCCGGCTGCGGCAGCTCGGAGCGGGCGGAGTGCAGGCACGCACCTTCCACTCAGCCGCCCTGCGCCAGCTCCAGTACTTCTGGCCGAAAGCCGTCGGTGGGGAGCTACCCAGGCTGCTTGAGCGCAAGATCCAGCTGGTCGCCGAGGCGGCGGCACGCTGCCGGATCCGGCTGGACCGCAACGAGCTCCGCGATGTGACCAGCGAGATCGAGTGGGCCAAGGTCACCCAGACCGTGCCCGCGGACTATCCGGCGGCAGTCACCAAGGCACTCAGGGACGCCCCCCGCGACCCGGCCGAGATCGGCCAGATCTATGCGCTGTACGAGCAGCTGAAGCGGGACCGCTCGGTCATCGACTTCGAGGACGTGTTGCTGCTCACGGTCGGCATCCTCCAGGACCGCCACGACATCGCCGAACAGGTCCGCCGCCAGTACCACCACTTCGTGGTGGACGAGTACCAGGACGTGTCACCGCTCCAGCAGCGACTGCTGGACCTGTGGCTGGGCGACCGGGACAGCCTCTGCGTCGTCGGCGACGCAAGCCAGACCATCTACTCCTTCACCGGGGCCACCCCGGACCATCTGCTGAACTTCCGCGCACGCCATCCGCAGGCCACGGTCGTCAAGCTCGTGCGCGACTACCGCTCAACCCCCCAGGTGGTGCACCTCGCCAACGGGCTGCTGCGGCAGGCACGCGGCCGTGCTGCCGAGCACCGGCTCGAACTCGTCTCGCAGCGCGATCCGGGCCCCGAGCCCGCCTACACGGAGTACGGGGACGAGCCCGCGGAGGCGGAGGGCACCGCCCGTCGTATCCGCGAGCTGATCGCGTCGGGAGTCCCCGCGGGTGAGATCGCGGTGCTCTTCCGGGTCAACGCCCAGTCCGAGGTCTACGAGCAGGCGCTCTCCGATGCCGGTGTGCCCTACCAACTGCGTGGCGCGGAGCGGTTCTTCGAGCGTGCCGAGGTCAGGGAGGCCGGGGTCGCCCTGCGCGGCGCCGCCAGGGCCGGGGGGAACGACTCCCTGCTGGACGACGCCGAAGACCTGGGTTCCCAGGTGCGGGCGGTGCTGTCGACCAAGGGCTGGACCACCGAGCCGCCTGCTGGGTCCGGGGCGGTCCGCGACCGCTGGGAGTCCCTGGCCGCGCTGGTCCGGTTGGCTGAGGACTTCGTCAGAGCCAAGCCGGGGGCGACACTGTCCGACCTCGTCTCGGAGCTCGACGAGCGGGCCGCCGCCCAGCATGCCCCGACCGTCCAGGGCGTCACCCTGGCCTCCCTCCACTCGGCGAAGGGCCTGGAGTGGGACGCCGTGTTCCTGGTCGGTCTCACCGAGGGCATGATGCCCATCACCTATGCCAAGACCGACGAGCAGGTCGAGGAGGAGCGCCGACTGCTCTACGTGGGCGTCACCCGCGCCAGGCTCCATCTGTCACTGTCCTGGGCGCTGTCC
This DNA window, taken from Streptomyces sp. SCSIO 30461, encodes the following:
- a CDS encoding ATP-dependent DNA helicase, which gives rise to MSSSSSTGRTPHRRVRQGVPPRPRGDGRGRTPGAYRLVRTTPGTVDPPLLDAAQRAVVDHRRGPLLVLAGPGTGKTTTLVEAVAARIAAGADPERLLVLTFSRRAAVELRDRMALRIDGREREPRGGPGGPGFARAPQATTFHSYCYALVRAHQEAELFAEPLRLLSGPEQDVAVRDLLAGQLELEREGLPGRVRWPDELRACLTTRGFADEVRAVLARARELGLGPGSLAGFAERAGRRDWGAAAAFLAEYLDVLDMGGVLDYAELVHRAALLAETTALPGYDAVFVDEYQDTDPAQVRLLRALAGGGRTVVAFGDPDQSIYTFRGADVNGILDFPSTFPRSDGRPAPVAVLTTSRRSGASLLSATRLLTQRMPLSRLPADAVRAHRALAPVRSGGRVEVYTYPTASTELDNIADILRRAHLEDGVPWNDMAVLVRGGARILSSARRALTAAGVPVETDGDDIPLRHEPAVGPLLAALRVVAAPFDTAGPGPRGGQDIAGRHTSAGAGRVEVTERDAADRDHTEETQDPEGKRDPGATQDPEDTQHPEGTQDADIRERTPSAAVPHEQLDPETAHALLTSPLGGMDTGDLRRLGRALRDEERAAGHRVPAPSSSLIARALAEPERLTAHDPAYARGAQQLGALLRKARELLEGGGTAEEALWELWNGTNWPQRLQRASLRGGAAGRNADRDLDAICALFETAARAEERTGGRGALNFLEELEAQDIAADTLTRRGARPAAVRLMTAHRSKGLEWRLVVVAGVQEGLWPDLRRRGSLLEADRIGRDGIAEPLPPGALLAEERRLFYVAATRARERLVVTAVKAPAEDGDQPSRFLAELGTEPRDITGRPRRPLAVAPLVAELRATTVDPNASPELRDAAARRLARLAALADDEGQPLVQAAHPNRWWGLNEPTHSDVPLRDRERPLALSPSSLEKLTGTCALQWFLGREVRADAPASAAQGFGNVVHVLADDVASGRTPADLAVLVERLDAVWDALAFDAPWKSVQEKEQARAALERFLRWHVMDRGGRRSAATEHAFDVTLEAGEYEVRIRGSMDRVEQDEHGRAYVVDFKTGKQAPTRDEVAHHPQLAVYQLAVREGAVDEVFDGRRPEPGGAELVQLRQPAPQKEGGDALPKIQSQEALSGTWVGELLATAAGRVLDERFTPTTGPHCGQCAFRASCSARPEGRYVVE
- a CDS encoding UvrD-helicase domain-containing protein — protein: MSARITDPEQLKELLGIPFTPEQMACITAPPAPQVIVAGAGSGKTTVMAARVVWLVGTGQVAPEQVLGLTFTNKAAGELAERVRTALVRAGVVDPEAVSVGTSGTTSGVGGGPGTEAQPLGEPRISTYHAFAGQLLTDHGLRIGLEPTSRLLADATRFQLAARVLREAPGPYPALTRSFASLVSDLLALDAELSEHLVAPERLLAYDSALLRDLESARLTNAELRKVPEAAGARRELLDLVVRYRAAKRARDLLDFADQIALSAELARTRPEVSRILRDEFRVVLLDEYQDTSVAQRLLLSGLFGTGTGHAVTAVGDPCQAIYGWRGASVANLDDFPEHFAFADGRPAVRYSLGENRRSGGRLLDLANGLAEPLRAMHEGVEALRPAPGAERDGSVRVALLPGHTEEIEWLADSISHLVRTGKEPGEIAVLCRTAGDFAAIQGALVARDVPVEVVGLSGLLHLPEVADLVAVCEVLQDPGANASLVRLLTGPRWRIGPRDLALLGRRARVLVHRARSGGDGAAADADQRLAEAVEGTDPAEVVSLADALDTFLESSEPDDGLPFSRAARVRFAHLAQELRELRRSLADPLMDVLHRVLATTGLEVELSASPQALAARRRETLSNFLDTAASFASLDGEASLLAFLGFLRTAEQYEKGLDNALPGGENTVKVLTAHKSKGLEWDVVAVPGLVADQFPSTRARESWTAQAKVLPHALRGDADTLPDVADWDAKGLKAFKAEMKDHQHIEELRLGYVTFTRPRSLLLASAHWWGPTQKRRRGPSEFLRALYEHCAAGHGEIEVWADEPDEDAENPVLHADAEAADDHVWPLPLDPAAKERRRRAADTVLAYLAAASDEPECPGPGSVDQADRGDDEDLWPAELAEPDEEPWPEDDADTHDYAHPAEGTDPAVWPEHDDSAPRAYPAPPTLPGQRRAEADLPAGPAGSVLAAPAEADPAPREPLTPEDARTIASWDRDLEALAGELRRARAAVREVPVPPALSASQLLHLAADPDGFAQELARPMPRPPQRAARRGTRFHAWVQSRFEELPLPMLGPDELPGLDPDDPDAMDIADERDLAALKEAFERTPYARRTPYRVEAPVRLTLAGRVIRGRIDAVYRDAATGAFEIVDWKTSRERDADPLQLAVYRLAWAEQHGLPPDSVAAAFVYVRTGEVVRPGALPGRGALERLLTAPSPVVEPAHDRADEPAPGAG
- a CDS encoding dipeptidase, with the translated sequence MSETQDNAVRTYIHGHRAAFLDDLAEWLRIPSVSAQPEHAGDIRRSAEWLAAKLKESGFPAAEVWEVPPAAEEAAPGAPAVFAEWPSDDPDALTVLVYGHHDVQPAAREDGWHTDPFEPVVEDGRLYARGAADDKGQVFFHTLGVRAHLAATGRTSPAVHLKLLVEGEEESGSPHFRALVERHRDRLAADVVIVSDTGMWSETTPTVCTGMRGLAECEIELYGPGQDIHSGSFGGAVPNPATVAARLVAALHDEHERVAVPGFYDGVAELTDPERELFAELPFDEDEWLRTARSRATLGEAGYSTLERVWARPTAEVNGIGGGYQGPGGKTIIPSSAMLKLSFRLVAGQDPDRVEEAVRDWVASLIPTGIRHEITFGGATRPCLTPLEHPALQAVARSMSRAFDGRKIRFTREGGSGPAADLQDVLGAPVLFLGISVPSDGWHAPNEKVELDLLFKGVEASAYLWGELSASRTARS
- the nudC gene encoding NAD(+) diphosphatase, producing the protein MSIFHHVADGRPIGLTAPSGIDRAAHHRLDEAWLAAAWSHPSTRVFVVSGGQVLVDDTPDGGTGLVMTPAFEAPVTETHRYFLGTDEDGVSYFALQKDALPGRIDQSARPAGLREAGLLLSPRDAGLMAHAVALENWQRLHRFCSRCGERTTIAAAGHVRRCPACGAEHYPRTDPAVIMLVTDEQDRALLGRQVHWPEGRFSTLAGFVEPGESIEQAVVREVYEEAGVTVGEVSYVASQPWPFPASLMLGFMARATSPEITVDGEELHEARWFSREELGAAFESGEVLPPYGISIASHLVETWFGKPLPKPGSAV
- a CDS encoding glutaredoxin domain-containing protein; the encoded protein is MQGSLTMYSTTWCGYCVRLKGQLDREGISYVEVNIEEDPESAAFVEKANGGNQTVPTVLVVPPSGGENIVMTNPSLAQVKQALTG
- a CDS encoding ATP-dependent DNA helicase UvrD2, which produces MTAATHSTLFPQVPESADAVLDGLDPEQREVATALAGPVCVLAGAGTGKTRAITHRIAYGVRAGILQPSSVLAVTFTNRAAGEMRGRLRQLGAGGVQARTFHSAALRQLQYFWPKAVGGELPRLLERKIQLVAEAAARCRIRLDRNELRDVTSEIEWAKVTQTVPADYPAAVTKALRDAPRDPAEIGQIYALYEQLKRDRSVIDFEDVLLLTVGILQDRHDIAEQVRRQYHHFVVDEYQDVSPLQQRLLDLWLGDRDSLCVVGDASQTIYSFTGATPDHLLNFRARHPQATVVKLVRDYRSTPQVVHLANGLLRQARGRAAEHRLELVSQRDPGPEPAYTEYGDEPAEAEGTARRIRELIASGVPAGEIAVLFRVNAQSEVYEQALSDAGVPYQLRGAERFFERAEVREAGVALRGAARAGGNDSLLDDAEDLGSQVRAVLSTKGWTTEPPAGSGAVRDRWESLAALVRLAEDFVRAKPGATLSDLVSELDERAAAQHAPTVQGVTLASLHSAKGLEWDAVFLVGLTEGMMPITYAKTDEQVEEERRLLYVGVTRARLHLSLSWALSRAPGGRASRRPTRFLAGLRPGSSAPGGGGAGGAGGTERGGGQAARRKRRGPALCRVCGKTLTDAGEMKLMRCEDCPSDMDEALYERLREWRSGQARELGQPAYCVFTDKTLMAIAEAVPGSEGELAVISGVGSRKLERFGVDVLAICTGQQLEGDGDED